A genomic region of Psychrobacter sp. M13 contains the following coding sequences:
- a CDS encoding SCP2 sterol-binding domain-containing protein yields the protein MFTIPVLDIKSDPLDALLAIVGYRLSMLADSDNEDFKAKLADRKVTIEFISEASDIARYFSFDNGQFTQHSGHADNADLTIKFKDSMTGVKLLTKGSLPGFMTAVQEGNLSIEGDYSLLMWFNKLAKHIVPEIPEELQPHIQRAKPYVYKAQQFAEHWVGVAKHKLGK from the coding sequence ATGTTTACTATTCCTGTGTTAGATATAAAATCTGATCCATTAGATGCTCTACTAGCTATCGTAGGCTATCGCTTATCGATGCTCGCTGATAGCGATAACGAAGACTTTAAGGCCAAGTTAGCGGATCGCAAAGTTACTATTGAATTCATTAGTGAAGCCTCTGATATAGCGCGTTACTTTAGCTTTGACAACGGTCAGTTCACGCAGCACAGTGGTCATGCCGATAATGCTGATTTGACTATTAAGTTTAAAGACTCTATGACAGGGGTTAAGCTATTGACTAAAGGCAGCTTGCCTGGCTTTATGACGGCAGTGCAAGAAGGCAACCTAAGCATTGAGGGCGATTATAGCCTCCTTATGTGGTTCAATAAGCTTGCCAAACATATCGTCCCTGAGATTCCAGAAGAGCTACAGCCACATATTCAAAGAGCTAAACCTTATGTCTATAAAGCGCAACAGTTTGCAGAGCATTGGGTCG